Proteins from a single region of Ananas comosus cultivar F153 linkage group 3, ASM154086v1, whole genome shotgun sequence:
- the LOC109707074 gene encoding uncharacterized protein LOC109707074 codes for MSSSLSCATSLSLGFRRSPPLRTRTLTAAPSLPPLSNLRPIFHDSWLAGAASSSSRHRAQVVFASDSSSSAPEASGKSKANKSNEAADNGPPPLTVLAAFVVFLLFCWIVGSIVVWLVGLIMYAPRS; via the exons ATGTCCTCTTCTCTTTCGTGCGCCACCTCCTTGTCGCTAGGGTTTCGCCGCTCCCCTCCTCTCCGAACCCGAACTCTCACGGCGGCCCCGTCGCTCCCGCCCCTCTCCAACCTCCGCCCTATCTTCCACGATTCCTg GCTTGCAGGTGCAGCAAGTTCGAGTTCGAGGCACCGAGCACAGGTTGTTTTTGCTTCAGATTCAAGCTCTTCTGCCCCAGAAGCTTCAGGCAAAAGCAAAGCTAATAAGAGCAATGAGGCGGCAGATAACGGCCCCCCGCCCCTGACCGTTTTGGCCGCGTTTGTAgttttccttctcttttgttgGATTGTTGGGTCCATCGTTGTGTGGCTTGTTGGTTTGATTATGTATGCGCCTCGCTCTTAA
- the LOC109707416 gene encoding DNA polymerase delta small subunit, protein MAEDAEMGDGAAMLFHRKQSIYRSLDERYEIHGERYRGQQYSQIYFMRLHHMRNLLRSLVPKWKPNMPVNTVLGLEEGKECILVGTLYKHMKLKPSILDEYSKERSALPLAKPHNFIHHDDHLILEDESGRVKLSGSVLAPAAFVTGVVVALHGKETSDGDFCVQDVLEAGLPPQIELPIGPGEDKYVVFVSGLSVGSSEFNPLQFQLLVDHITGHLGDENEQSIASEIVRLLIAGNSVQISQGLVNGQNIAPKDHSKITEPLKELDIMLTQLVAAMPVDIMPGSNDPANFSLPQQPLHRCLFSGASAYNTFVSSTNPHQFELDNVQFLGTSGQNIDDLNKYSDAKDKLEFMERTLRWRHLAPTAPNTLGCYPYTDKDPFLLESCPHVYFVGNQDKYETRLLEGPEKQLVRLICIPKFSETGVAVMLNLRNLECHALTFSTNLEC, encoded by the exons ATGGCGGAGGACGCGGAGATGGGCGACGGCGCCGCGATGCTCTTCCACCGGAAACAATCGATCTATCGAAGCCtc GATGAGAGGTACGAGATCCATGGGGAGAGGTATCGAGGACAACAGTATAGCCAAATCTACTTCATGCGCCTCCACCACATGAGGAACCTCCTCCGCTCCCTCGTCCCCAAATGGAAACCGAACATGCCGG TTAATACGGTTTTAGGGCtggaagaaggaaaagagtgcATTTTAGTCGGAACTCTATACAAGCATATGAAACTCAAACCTTCTATACTCGATGAATACTCCAAGGAG AGATCCGCCCTTCCCCTTGCCAAGCCGCATAATTTCATTCATCATGATGATCATcttattttggaagatgagaGTGGAAGAGTTAAACTTTCTGGATCAGTTCTTGCTCCTGCAGCTTTTGTAACAG GGGTCGTAGTAGCTCTTCATGGAAAGGAAACAAGTGATGGTGATTTCTGTGTTCAAGATGTTCTGGAAGCTGGTCTACCCCCTCAAATTGAGTTACCAATTGGCCCGG GAGAAGACAAATATGTGGTTTTTGTGTCTGGATTAAGTGTTGGGAGTAGCGAATTCAACCCTCTGCAGTTCCAACTTCTTGTCGACCATATAACTGGACACTTGGGTGATGAGAAT GAACAAAGCATTGCATCCGAGATAGTTCGCCTTCTAATTGCTGGAAATTCTGTACAAATTTCACAAGGCCTTGTCAATGGTCAG AATATAGCGCCCAAGGATCATTCCAAGATAACAGAGCCACTCAAAGAGCTTGACATAATGTTAACTCAG CTGGTGGCTGCTATGCCTGTGGATATAATGCCCGGATCTAATGATCCAGCAAATTTCTCCTTACCTCAGCAG CCATTGCATAGGTGTCTTTTCTCTGGAGCATCCGCCTATAATACTTTTGTGTCTTCCACAAATCCTCATCAGTTTGAGCTTGATAATGTCCA GTTTCTTGGGACATCTGGTCAGAACATAGACGATCTCAATAAGTACTCTGACGCCAAAGACAAGCTTGAGTTTATGGAGAGGACATTAAGATGGAGGCACCTTGCACCAACAGCTCCAAACACCCTTG GATGCTACCCGTACACTGATAAGGACCCATTCCTCCTTGAAAGTTGTCCTCATGTTTATTTCGTTGGCAATCAAGATAAATATGAGACTCGTTTATTGGAAG GACCTGAGAAACAACTAGTGAGGCTTATCTGCATTCCCAAATTTTCCGAGACTGGAGTTGCTGTAATG CTCAATCTGAGAAACTTGGAATGCCATGCTCTCACTTTCTCGACCAACTTGGAGTGCTGA
- the LOC109707415 gene encoding calcium-dependent protein kinase 26, with the protein MGNTCRGSFGSKHLYEPADRSDSKRNQNLHSSDAPPTKPAAVAVAVASPKSKPPHSPTKPAVMRRAGFDPNTNYVLGHKTPNIRELYELGRKLGQGQFGTTYLCTEIATGNEYACKSISKRKLISREDVEDVRREIQIMHHLAGHKNVVTIKGAYEDPLYVHIVMELCAGGELFDRIIQRGHYSERKAAELTRIIVGVVEACHSLGVMHRDLKPENFLLVNKDDDLSLKAIDFGLSVFFKPGQIFTDVVGSPYYVAPEVLCKHYGPEADVWTAGVILYILLSGVPPFWAETQQGIFDAVLKGVIDFDSEPWPVISDSAKDLITKMLNPRPSERLTAHEVLCHPWICENGVAPDRPLDPAVLSRLKQFSAMNKLKKMALRVIAESLSEEEIAGLKEMFKTMDTDSSGAITFDELKAGLRRYGSTLKDTEIRDLMEAADIDNSGTIDYGEFIAATVHLNKLGREEHLVAAFQYFDKDGSGYITVDELQQACVEHNMTDAFLEDIIKEVDQDNDGRIDYGEFVAMMQKGTMGLGRRTMRNSLNISMRDAAGTR; encoded by the exons ATGGGCAACACATGCCGCGGATCTTTCGGGAGCAAGCACCTCTACGAGCCCGCGGATCGATCCGACTCTAAGCGGAACCAGAACCTCCACTCCTCCGACGCGCCACCGACGAAgcccgccgccgtcgccgtcgccgtcgctaGCCCCAAATCGAAGCCTCCGCATTCGCCGACCAAGCCCGCCGTCATGAGGCGCGCGGGGTTCGACCCGAACACCAACTACGTCCTCGGGCACAAGACCCCGAACATCCGCGAACTCTACGAGCTCGGCCGGAAGCTAGGGCAGGGCCAGTTCGGGACGACGTACCTGTGCACGGAGATCGCGACGGGGAACGAGTACGCGTGCAAATCGATCTCGAAGAGGAAGCTGATCTCCAGAGAGGATGTCGAGGACGTGCGGCGCGAGATCCAGATCATGCACCACCTCGCCGGGCACAAGAACGTGGTCACCATCAAGGGCGCCTACGAGGACCCGCTCTACGTGCACATCGTGATGGAGCTCTGCGCCGGAGGGGAGCTCTTCGACCGCATCATACAGAGGGGCCACTACAGCGAGCGCAAGGCCGCCGAGCTCACCAGGATCATCGTCGGGGTCGTCGAGGCGTGCCACTCGCTCGGCGTCATGCATCGCGATCTCAAGCCGGAGAACTTCCTCCTGGTCAATAAGGACGACGATTTGTCCCTGAAGGCTATTGATTTCGGGCTCTCGGTGTTCTTCAAGCCTG GTCAGATTTTCACTGATGTTGTCGGAAGCCCGTACTATGTTGCTCCTGAGGTACTGTGCAAGCACTATGGACCAGAAGCTGATGTCTGGACGGCTGGTgttatactttatatattattgagtGGTGTACCACCATTTTGGGCTG AAACGCAGCAAGGAATATTTGATGCGGTTCTGAAGGGGGTTATTGATTTTGACTCGGAACCATGGCCTGTGATTTCTGATAGTGCAAAAGATCTTATAACAAAGATGCTCAATCCTCGTCCTTCAGAGCGGTTGACAGCCCATGAAGTTCTAT GTCACCCCTGGATATGTGAGAATGGAGTTGCTCCTGATCGGCCGCTGGATCCAGCTGTCCTTTCTCGCCTCAAACAATTTTCAGCCAtgaataagttaaaaaaaatggcTTTGCGA GTAATAGCTGAAAGCCTCTCAGAGGAGGAGATTGCTGGATTAAAAGAAATGTTTAAGACGATGGACACTGATAGCAGTGGTGCTATTACATTTGATGAGCTAAAAGCTGGTCTGCGAAGATATGGTTCTACACTGAAGGATACGGAGATTCGTGATCTAATGGAGGCT GCCGACATCGACAACAGTGGTACTATCGATTATGGAGAATTCATTGCTGCGACTGTACATCTTAACAAACTGGGGCGGGAAGAACATCTGGTTGCAGCTTTTCAATATTTTGATAAAGATGGAAGTGGCTACATAACAGTTGATGAGCTCCAGCAAGCTTGTGTGGAGCACAACATGACGGATGCTTTCCTTGAAGATATCATTAAAGAAGTGGATCAGGATAAT GACGGTCGCATTGACTACGGCGAGTTTGTCGCAATGATGCAAAAAGGCACTATGGGGCTTGGAAGACGGACGATGAGAAACAGCCTGAATATAAGCATGAGGGATGCAGCTGGCACTCGCTGA
- the LOC109707417 gene encoding uncharacterized protein LOC109707417, with translation MALLSANLLSPNKTLIPSLDLLRNPNLSPISPLNPLLSSPPPKRLVVSASSSSFSAAAAASADPDLQEITKPFPQTLSNWGEFARRVSGEWDGFGAEFTPEGNPIELPESVVPEAFREWGVEVFDWQTQCPTLASESGDPVLCYKLIKLLPTVGCEADAATRHSVEERIAGSSEGRVSALGFDPSGSYVAAWPVDGQGGKKLLEVEHCLVDPANKEGRVRVIQVTAAEEEGMRLEAIRVFSEQWYGPFRNGEQLGGCAIRESGFASSSALRVSDVVGVWQGITSSVARFGAEQMEILQELFPSKPGKIVRDQLGLVTLPKQLWCSFKVDDGEITGEVGWLFDHGRAITSRCLLSKDRKLKEMAFGHEIAVAEDA, from the exons ATGGCGCTTCTCTCCGCGAACCTCCTCTCCCccaacaaaaccctaatcccctcCCTCGACCTCCTCAGAAACCCTAATCTCTCCCCCATTTCCCCTCTGAATCCCCTCCTATCCTCCCCTCCTCCGAAGCGCCTCGTCGTATccgcttcttcctcctccttctccgccgccgccgcagcctccGCAGATCCCGATCTCCAGGAGATCACGAAACCATTCCCCCAAACCCTATCCA ATTGGGGCGAGTTCGCGAGGCGAGTATCCGGCGAATGGGACGGATTCGGCGCCGAGTTCACCCCCGAGGGCAACCCTATCGAGCTCCCGGAGTCCGTCGTCCCCGAGGCGTTCCGGGAATGGGGGGTCGAGGTCTTCGATTGGCAAACGCAGTGCCCTACCCTCGCGTCCGAATCGGGCGATCCCGTGCTTTGCTACAAGCTCATCAAGCTGCTCCCCACCGTCGGATGCGAGGCCGACGCCGCCACGAGGCACAGCGTCGAGGAGCGGATCGCGGGGAGCTCGGAGGGTAGGGTTTCCGCATTAGGGTTCGATCCGAGCGGTTCGTATGTCGCCGCATGGCCCGTCGATGGTCAGGGAGGGAAGAAGCTGTTGGAAGTGGAGCATTGCTTGGTGGATCCTGCGAATAAGGAAGGGCGAGTGAGAGTGATTCAGGTTActgcggcggaggaagaggggATGAGATTGGAGGCGATTAGGGTCTTCTCGGAGCAGTGGTATGGACCCTTCCGGAATGGGGAGCAGCTTGGAGGGTGCGCAATTAGGGAATCAGGCTTTGCGTCGAGCAGCGCACTTAGGGTGTCTGATGTTGTGGGTGTTTGGCAGGGGATAACTTCTTCGGTTGCTAGATTCGGAGCAGAGCAAATG GAAATATTACAAGAACTCTTTCCCAGTAAGCCAGGAAAGATTGTTAGAGATCAGCTTGGCCTTGTTACACTGCCAAAGCAATTATGGTGTTCTTTCAAAGTAGATGATGGTGAGATAACTGGGGAAGTTGGATGGTTGTTTGATCACGGTAGAGCGATCACATCGAGATGCCTCCTCTCCAAGGATAGAAAACTTAAG GAGATGGCATTTGGTCATGAAATAGCAGTTGCGGAGGATGCATAG
- the LOC109707845 gene encoding protein PLASTID MOVEMENT IMPAIRED 1-like — MANQPGRRNSSGELLAEIASLSQTLSRPPTTGNRRRTASLALPRSAAPTLADFASDGPQITDGAPRTDRWSHSFRFMPLSSWRSRPKPKADTESEGTDADENPNFTARPPDGEKKGIWGWKPMRALSHIGMRHIGCLFRVEVVAIRSLPTSMNGLRLSVTVRKKEKAKEGAVQTMPSRVMQGIADYDETLFIRCNLYYSGGRGTGKPLKFEGRPFVISVVAVDAPELGFGKRTIDLSAMILESVEKSLEGQRLRQWERTFELSGKAKGAELVLRLGFQIMEDGHLGIYNQAYVIKSKDHGRSSSFSIARNQSKSTYSAPSPSITRSDSPITDPERKLKGVDYFNHNDRGISSLNPWSIQKSEQERVVEDFDIPEFEVIEKGIEIQGQSKVEEVQSESTEGTSASNGNVKEIVRDSAHLVRLKELDSIAKEIEALESMIIGNNADPIISLQRSQEQQLDAKEERMTREYLRMLKMQDNKQLKQELLSPKLAGDGEKDGEVKVLLPDLGKGLGSVICTRDGGFLISTNPFNIEVARKESPKLAMHISRPFVFKNQKLVSGFEVFQRLAAMGSEELSSKLLSLVDMDELTGKSAEKIAFEGIASAIISGRNKEVGSSSATRTILIAKQMAAAMSEGRKQRISTGIWSTKKDPMMIEEILGFSLQKMEAMAVEALKIQAEMAEEEAPFDVSPLILKDNPKCFLDSTISLEEWAKNCSKNSAITMSVVIQLRDPLRSYEAVGGPMIAVVQAMKANSDEEDGFQFKVENLHIGGLKVKERGKRNALDGEKQRLTAMQWLVAYNLAKAKKNKLAEAKPKQDFVWSMSSRIMADMWLKPMRNPDVKVSSKSR; from the coding sequence ATGGCCAATCAACCAGGAAGAAGAAACTCCAGCGGCGAACTACTTGCAGAGATCGCGAGCTTAAGTCAAACACTCAGCCGACCCCCCACCACCGGCAATCGTCGCCGCACCGCCTCCCTCGCCCTGCCGCGCTCTGCCGCCCCGACGTTGGCCGACTTCGCCTCTGATGGGCCGCAGATCACCGATGGGGCTCCTCGAACCGACCGCTGGAGCCACTCCTTCCGCTTCATGCCCCTTTCTTCCTGGCGCTCCCGTCCGAAACCTAAAGCAGACACGGAAAGTGAGGGGACCGATGCTGatgaaaaccctaatttcacgGCCCGGCCTCCGGATGGGGAGAAGAAAGGTATATGGGGTTGGAAGCCGATGCGAGCCCTCTCGCACATCGGTATGCGGCATATTGGGTGTTTGTTCAGAGTTGAAGTAGTCGCAATCCGCTCCCTCCCAACTTCTATGAACGGCCTCCGCCTCTCGGTCACGGTCCGGAAGAAGGAGAAGGCCAAGGAGGGAGCTGTGCAAACAATGCCCTCCCGAGTGATGCAAGGAATTGCCGACTATGATGAAACCTTATTTATTAGGTGCAATCTCTACTACAGCGGAGGTCGCGGCACAGGAAAGCCACTCAAGTTTGAGGGTCGCCCTTTTGTTATCTCTGTGGTGGCTGTCGATGCCCCTGAGCTTGGTTTCGGAAAGAGAACCATCGACTTGAGTGCGATGATTCTCGAGTCAGTGGAAAAGAGTTTGGAGGGGCAGCGGCTTCGGCAGTGGGAGAGGACTTTTGAGCTCTCTGGAAAGGCAAAGGGGGCTGAATTAGTTCTCCGGTTAGGGTTTCAGATCATGGAGGACGGACACCTCGGTATCTACAATCAGGCTTATGTTATAAAGTCGAAGGATCATGGAAGGAGCTCCTCTTTCTCCATTGCACGGAACCAATCAAAGTCTACTTACAGTGCTCCGAGCCCAAGTATCACGAGATCAGATTCACCTATCACTGATCCAGAGAGAAAGTTAAAAGGAGTTGATTACTTCAATCACAATGATCGTGGAATTTCATCCTTGAATCCCTGGTCAATTCAGAAGTCAGAGCAAGAGAGAGTAGTGGAGGATTTTGATATCCCAGAATTTGAAGTCATTGAGAAAGGAATCGAGATTCAAGGACAAAGCAAAGTTGAAGAGGTACAGTCGGAGTCCACGGAAGGGACCTCGGCCTCAAATGGAAACGTTAAAGAGATTGTTCGTGACAGTGCTCATTTGGTTAGGCTTAAAGAGCTTGACTCGATAGCAAAAGAAATTGAGGCTCTTGAGTCAATGATCATTGGAAATAATGCAGATCCTATTATATCACTACAACGATCCCAAGAGCAGCAATTAGATGCTAAAGAGGAGAGAATGACAAGGGAGTACCTCCGAATGCTTAAGATGCAAGATAATAAGCAGCTGAAACAAGAGCTTCTCTCCCCAAAATTAGCAGGAGATGGTGAAAAAGATGGTGAAGTGAAGGTTCTCCTTCCGGATTTAGGGAAGGGTCTGGGCTCCGTCATTTGTACGCGGGATGGAGGCTTCTTAATTTCAACGAATCCATTTAATATAGAAGTAGCAAGGAAAGAGAGTCCAAAACTGGCTATGCATATCTCGAGACCATTCGTCTTCAAGAATCAGAAGCTAGTAAGTGGGTTCGAAGTATTTCAGAGATTAGCTGCCATGGGATCTGAAGAGCTGAGTTCTAAATTGCTCTCATTGGTTGATATGGACGAATTGACGGGTAAAAGTGCAGAAAAGATAGCATTCGAGGGCATTGCATCGGCCATCATAAGTGGGAGGAACAAGGAAGTAGGAAGCTCGAGTGCAACTAGAACAATCCTGATTGCTAAACAGATGGCTGCAGCGATGAGCGAAGGTAGAAAGCAAAGGATTTCCACGGGAATTTGGAGTACAAAGAAGGACCCTATGATGATAGAAGAAATCTTGGGGTTCTCTCTGCAAAAGATGGAGGCCATGGCAGTGGAGGCTCTGAAGATTCAGGCTGAGATGGCCGAAGAAGAAGCCCCATTTGATGTTTCTCCACTTATCTTGAAAGATAATCCAAAGTGCTTCTTGGATTCCACCATTTCACTTGAGGAGTGGGCCAAAAACTGCAGCAAAAACAGTGCAATTACAATGTCAGTAGTCATTCAACTGCGAGACCCGTTAAGGAGTTACGAAGCTGTGGGGGGTCCCATGATTGCTGTGGTGCAGGCAATGAAAGCAAATAGTGATGAAGAAGATGGGTTTCAGTTTAAAGTGGAGAATCTCCATATTGGGGGTCTGAAGGTGAAGGAAAGAGGGAAAAGGAATGCTTTGGATGGGGAGAAACAGAGGCTGACTGCTATGCAATGGTTGGTGGCCTATAATTTGGCGAAAGCAAAGAAAAATAAGTTGGCGGAGGCAAAACCAAAACAAGATTTTGTTTGGAGCATGTCCTCACGAATCAtggcagatatgtggctcaaGCCGATGCGAAACCCTGACGTGAAAGTTTCTAGCAAGAGTAGATGA
- the LOC109707414 gene encoding pentatricopeptide repeat-containing protein At3g24000, mitochondrial-like encodes MVKLSWPRSKLSSPLPFSHQRRTPSSSTPMPSPQAYMALTQELSDAMRACATSPSSSSSSSSSISAARSLHARLISLGLASSTFLQNNLLHTYLSCGSLDDARRVFEGIAAPNVISHNMMINGYSKFAHLDDAVKVFDEMPVRDTTSWNTLMSGYFQNGRFSDAVKAFVCMNSSADCGPNMFTLTCTMKACGALRCQGLGLQLHGFVEKFDFGRDAQVEGALVDMYVKCGAMDLASKLFDQLESPNLFFWNSMLLGYSRFYGVGRAIELFDRMPERDIVSWNMMISILSQHGRDSDALSMLKDMRNNGLELNSTTYTSILSACANVSNLDWGKHLHAHIIRTQLGIDAFVGSALVHLYAKCDDLKAAKRTFDSLTDRNTVSWTSLIGGFATYGYINESIDLFNQMRAEFLTYDEFTLATVISACCGKVDVCLGSQLHSLSLKSGCDLAIPVSNSLITMYAKGGSVQSAELVFDLMAEKDVISWTSMITAYSQAGNINKACTFFDKMAAKNIVTWNAMLGTYIQNGDEEVGLKMYSAMLRENDVRPDWVTFVSLLSACAEIAAVKLGNQIIAHTIKVGLNLDNSVANAVITMYSKCGKIAEAREVFDSVINKDLVSWNAMITGYAQHGMGKQAIKIFESMLAKGIKPDYISYVAVLAGCSHSGLVQEGKFYFDSMTRVHNICAGLEHFSCMADLLGRAGLLEEAKNFIVNMPIQPSAEVWGALLAACKNYGNAELAELAGKHLLELDSKDSGSYMLLAKIYCDAGKSNDSAQVRKLMRDRGIKKNPGHSWIEVENMIHVFKADDVSHPQIIHIQRKLDELIEKIEAVGYIKTMSLRSERHHSEKLAVAFGLMSLPTWMPIHIMKNLRICSDCHTVIKLISLIAGRELIVRDGIRFHHFREGSCSCSDYW; translated from the coding sequence ATGGTCAAGCTCTCATGGCCTCGTTCGAAGCTCTCTTCGCCTCTCCCCTTCTCCCACCAAAGACGAACCCCTTCCTCCTCTACCCCCATGCCCTCTCCCCAAGCGTACATGGCCCTCACCCAGGAGCTCTCCGACGCCATGCGAGCGTGCGcgacctccccctcctcctcctcctcctcctcctcctccatctccgCCGCGCGGAGCCTCCACGCGCGCCTCATCTCCCTCGGCCTCGCCTCCTCCACCTTCCTCCAGAACAACCTCCTCCACACCTACCTCAGCTGCGGCTCCCTCGACGACGCGCGCCGCGTCTTCGAGGGCATCGCCGCGCCCAATGTGATCTCCCACAACATGATGATTAATGGGTACTCCAAGTTTGCTCATTTGGATGACGCGGTGAaggtgttcgatgaaatgcccgTGAGGGATACCACCTCTTGGAACACGCTCATGTCGGGGTACTTCCAAAACGGACGGTTCTCGGACGCCGTAAAGGCTTTTGTTTGCATGAACAGCTCCGCAGATTGTGGACCAAATATGTTTACGCTCACGTGCACAATGAAAGCTTGCGGCGCCCTTCGGTGTCAGGGGTTGGGCCTTCAATTGCATGGATTTGTTGAGAAGTTTGATTTTGGAAGAGATGCGCAGGTCGAGGGAGCTCTAGTTGATATGTATGTTAAATGTGGAGCAATGGACTTAGCTTCCAAGTTGTTTGATCAGCTGGAAAGCCCGAACCTTTTTTTCTGGAACAGCATGCTTTTGGGTTATTCGAGATTCTACGGTGTAGGACGTGCCATCGAGTTGTTTGATAGGATGCCGGAACGAGATATTGTCTCGTGGAATATGATGATATCAATATTGTCACAACATGGACGAGATAGCGACGCCCTTTCCATGTTGAAAGATATGCGTAACAATGGTCTAGAACTTAATTCTACGACTTACACGAGCATTCTTAGTGCATGTGCTAATGTCTCTAATTTGGATTGGGGTAAGCATCTTCATGCTCATATAATCAGAACCCAACTGGGAATAGATGCATTTGTTGGCAGTGCGCTAGTCCACTTGTATGCCAAATGTGACGATCTGAAGGCAGCAAAACGAACATTCGACTCCTTAACTGACCGCAACACTGTATCATGGACATCTCTTATCGGGGGATTTGCTACTTATGGGTACATCAATGAGTCTATAGATTTGTTTAATCAGATGAGAGCTGAGTTTCTCACTTATGATGAATTCACGCTAGCAACTGTGATAAGTGCTTGCTGTGGCAAGGTGGATGTATGCCTTGGGAGTCAGTTGCATTCACTTTCCTTGAAGAGTGGCTGTGATTTAGCTATTCCTGTGTCTAATTCGCTCATCACAATGTATGCAAAGGGCGGTAGTGTTCAGAGTGCTGAGTTGGTCTTTGATTTAATGGCCGAGAAAGATGTCATATCGTggactagcatgataactgcaTATTCTCAGGCGGGGAATATAAATAAGGCCTGCACATTCTTCGACAAAATGGCTGCTAAGAATATAGTCACTTGGAATGCAATGTTGGGCACGTACATACAAAATGGGGATGAAGAAGTGGGCCTCAAAATGTACTCCGCCATGCTTAGAGAAAATGATGTGAGACCAGATTGGGTTACATTCGTGTCGTTGCTTAGTGCTTGTGCTGAAATAGCTGCAGTTAAACTTGGCAATCAGATCATTGCCCATACCATTAAAGTGGGGCTTAATTTGGATAACTCGGTGGCTAATGCTGTTATCACAATGTACTCGAAATGTGGAAAGATAGCAGAAGCTCGAGAGGTTTTCGATTCAGTTATAAATAAGGATTTAGTTTCTTGGAATGCTATGATAACTGGATATGCGCAGCATGGCATGGGAAAGCAAGCAATAAAGATTTTCGAGAGTATGTTAGCTAAGGGAATAAAGCCAGATTATATAAGTTATGTTGCAGTTTTAGCAGGTTGTAGTCACTCAGGACTTGTACAGGAaggcaaattttattttgactcCATGACTAGAGTTCATAACATATGCGCAGGTTTAGAGCATTTTTCTTGCATGGCAGATCTTCTTGGCAGAGCAGGGCTTTTGGAAGAAGCTAAAAATTTCATAGTCAATATGCCAATCCAACCTAGTGCTGAAGTTTGGGGAGCTCTTCTCGCAGCTTGCAAGAACTATGGCAATGCAGAACTTGCAGAGCTTGCCGGGAAACATCTATTAGAGTTAGATTCAAAAGATTCTGGAAGCTATATGCTTCTGGCAAAGATATATTGTGATGCTGGAAAGTCAAACGATTCTGCACAAGTAAGAAAACTAATGAGAGACAGAGGGATTAAAAAGAATCCTGGGCATAGCTGGATTGAGGTTGAGAATATGATTCATGTTTTTAAAGCGGATGATGTTAGCCACCCTCAAATTATTCATATTCAACGAAAGCTTGATGAACTGATTGAAAAGATTGAAGCTGTTGGGTACATTAAAACAATGAGCTTACGATCAGAGAGACATCATAGTGAGAAACTAGCTGTGGCCTTTGGACTAATGAGCTTGCCTACTTGGATGCCCATCCATATTATGAAGAATCTTCGGATATGCAGTGATTGTCACACCGTAATCAAGTTAATATCATTGATTGCTGGTAGGGAATTGATAGTTAGGGATGGCATTCGCTTTCACCATTTTAGAGAAGGATCTTGCTCTTGCAGTGACTACTGGTGA